In the Brienomyrus brachyistius isolate T26 chromosome 20, BBRACH_0.4, whole genome shotgun sequence genome, one interval contains:
- the LOC125715604 gene encoding uncharacterized protein LOC125715604 isoform X2, protein MEYQLMGIAMPQDPTYFDIEEFWGRMSSIKNKYRILISRWSKIYTYAVGKHHKKRITTVLFGSFKSAPFYENRRRKTTRRFPLCKQRISKLWNSKTTEVKGGEFKLRTAEEHQGHVKLATEKEKKETHKCLEPLKDKFDAMATSAKLSQVILGENNYERLNLPAGIADSLNDLKKEIQTQLGVLEDFRFQLKDLDFNEFVNLSSTSDLQDRATLKIIFLPTSTSTSSSSVPKQSETSSVSSYDTDIISSPSSVLSTESASSVRRQAWPNTFPIPQFSFDAEIQLQKAQLAYQTDDTVLSPNS, encoded by the exons ATGGAGTACCAACTGATGGGCATAGCCATGCCCCAGGACCCAACATACTTTGATATTGAGGAGTTTTGGGGAAGGATGTCCTCAATAAAGAACAAG TACCGCATATTGATCAGTAGGTGGAGTAAAATCTACACATACGCAGTTGGAAAACACCACAAGAAACGAATCACAACGGTACTCTTCGGCTCGTTTAAATCTGCGCCATTTTATGAGAATCGAAGACGCAAAACAACAAGGCGTTTTCCTCTATGTAAACAGAG GATCTCCAAACTTTGGAACAGCAAG ACCACTGAAGTGAAGGGAGGTGAATTCAAACTTCGGACTGCAGAAGAGCACCAAGGACACGTGAAACTTGCTACAGAGAAAGAG AAGAAAGAAACTCATAAATGTTTGGAACCACTTAAGG ACAAGTTTGACGCAATGGCAACCTCAGCCAAACTCAGCCAAGTAATCTTAGGAGAAAATAACTATGAAAGGTTAAATCTCCCAGCTGGTATAGCAGACTCATTGAATGACCTTAAAAAAGAAATCCAAACACAACTTGGTGTGTTAGAAGATTTTCGATTTCAGCTCAAAGATCTGGATTTTAATGAATTTGTCAACCTCAGTTCAACTTCGGACTTACAAGACAGAGCTACactcaaaataatttttttgccGACATCTACAAGTACCTCTTCTTCATCTGTGCCAAAACAAAGTGAGACCTCTTCAGTATCTTCCTATGATACAGACATAATATCCTCACCATCATCTGTACTGTCGACAGAATCTGCATCCTCTGTCAGAAGGCAAGCTTGGCCCAATACTTTCCCAATACCACAGTTTAGTTTTGATGCAGAAATACAACTGCAAAAAGCTCAACTTGCTTATCAAACTGATGATACTGTCCTGAGTCCCAATTCCTAG